Genomic DNA from bacterium:
GCCTTGGGGACCTCCGCCGCCGCCGCGGGCAGCCGCCGGACGAAGCTCGACTGCGGGCAGGCCCGCAGGGCGTCGGCGAAATCGTGCCCCGGATGGTCGAAGTCCAGCACCGGCAGGGCATCGTCCATCTCGATCCCGCCCTTGGGGTTGCCCTTCTCCTTGGCGCAGATGGAGCAACCGATGCAGCCGACCCGGCAGGCGTCCTTGACGGCCTTGCCCCGGCCGCGGTTGACGCAGCCGAGGTAAACCGGCTCGTCGGCGGGGATGAGCGCGATGATGTTCCGGGGACAGGCGCGCACGCAGGCCCCGCAGGCGGTGCACTTCTCCTCGACCACCACCGGCAGGCCGGCGGCACTCATGAAGAGCGCGTCGAATGGGCACGCCTCCACGCAGTCGCCGAAGCCCAGGCAGCCGTAAGTGCAGGCCTTGTGGCCCGAATCCAGGTTCACCGCAACCGAGCACCGCGGCACGCCGTAGTAGGTGTAGGCGTCCACGGCGCGTTCATGGTCGCCCTGGCATCGGACGACGGCCATCATCTTCCGCGTCCCCTCCGCGGTGACGCCCATGATTTTGGAGATTATCGCGGCCACGGGGTCGCCGCCCGGGGTGCAGCCGGTCACCGGGGTCTTGCCCGTGGCCACCGCCTCGGCGTAACCGGAGCAGCCGGGATAACCGCAGGCGCCGCAGTTGGCGCCGGGCAGGTTGTCCAGGATCTCGGCCACCTTGG
This window encodes:
- a CDS encoding RnfABCDGE type electron transport complex subunit B, producing the protein MDLTALIYAVICLGVLGLLFGFALGAVAKKFGIEVDPKVAEILDNLPGANCGACGYPGCSGYAEAVATGKTPVTGCTPGGDPVAAIISKIMGVTAEGTRKMMAVVRCQGDHERAVDAYTYYGVPRCSVAVNLDSGHKACTYGCLGFGDCVEACPFDALFMSAAGLPVVVEEKCTACGACVRACPRNIIALIPADEPVYLGCVNRGRGKAVKDACRVGCIGCSICAKEKGNPKGGIEMDDALPVLDFDHPGHDFADALRACPQSSFVRRLPAAAAEVPKA